A window of the Hypomesus transpacificus isolate Combined female chromosome 22, fHypTra1, whole genome shotgun sequence genome harbors these coding sequences:
- the gab1 gene encoding GRB2-associated-binding protein 1 isoform X13 — MSGGDVVCSGWLRKSPPEKKLRRYAWKKRWFILRSGRLTGDPDVLEYYKNDHAKKPIRVIDLNLCEQVDAGLTFNKKDLEHSFIFDIKTIDRVFYLVADTEDDMNKWVRCICDICGFNPTDDEAVKAAHQSGGSSSSVVDTPPPLGVGGVLAGVPPPYQPVSVRHLDSQSSLDEPQDYLWLANCESKKPEPNSPVRGGPSPVEYLLLEECESRTPPPSLAHDCSKSTSSETDLNDNLPSRRTPPSSSKHTSSHNGAPSLYDSPPSRGPSIDSASLYHLPRSFSQDTVLTGPAPSPSQDPGEVELYVFNTPSRKPSMETQIRNLSVSYDIPPTPGSNCTYQVPRSSSVGAGGSEGGGDVPPPRPPKPSLSSLTGGNPPGPPAERSPSDVYCTPRSVSETDGNYCVPSSVGSKALRSNTIGTMDSSRIRKADFGSQECYSIPRSFPSDKTCSFDFNESFNSYFINKGMMPVCGSQSTEEVDQNYVPMNPNSPSQLTLTLGPSDGPQETNYVPMTPGTLEFSSLGKQVPPPAHMGFRSSPKTPPRRPTLISDCQPPPVDRHLKPDRKAKPAPLDIKPLPEWEEPCAPVRSPVTRSFARDSSRFQLPPRPPSLQSGSSSDSDDCDENYVPMVPSMPSDEPGMKLSAPMAADGGSSPLVKPKGDKQVEYLDLDLDPGKATPPKKKSTGPGQVCSDERVDYVVVDQQRTQALKSTREAWNDGRQSTETDTTLKGPK; from the exons gCATGGAAGAAGCGCTGGTTCATTCTTCGGAGTGGCCGTCTGACAGGTGACCCAGATGTGCTGGAGTACTATAAGAATGACCACGCCAAGAAGCCCATCAGAGTGATCGACCTCAACCTGTGTGAACAG GTGGATGCAGGTCTGACATTCAACAAGAAAGACCTGGAGCACAGCTTCATCTTTGACATCAAGACCATCGACCGCGTGTTCTATCTGGTGGCCGACACGGAGGACGACATGAACAAGTGGGTCCGCTGCATCTGCGACATCTGTGGCTTTAACCCCACCGACGACG AAGCTGTGAAAGCAGCCCACCAATCAggcggcagcagcagctcagTAGTGGACACGCCCCCTCCCCTAGGGGTAGGTGGGGTGCTGGCCGGCGTGCCCCCCCCCTACCAGCCTGTCAGTGTGCGTCACCTGGACTCCCAGTCCAGCCTGGACGAGCCCCAGGACTACCTCTGGCTGGCTAACTGTGAGAGCAAGAAGCCAGAGcccaacag TCCAGTACGGGGTGGCCCCTCCCCAGTGGAGTACTTGCTCCTAGAGGAGTGTGAGAGCAGGACTCCTCCTCCTAGTCT ggctCATGACTGTTCCAAGTCCACCTCCTCAGAGACTGACCTGAACGACAACCTCCCCTCCCGccgcacccccccctcctcctccaaacacaCGTCCTCCCACAACGGTGCCCCCTCCCTGtacgactcccccccctcccgtgGGCCCTCGATAGACTCCGCCTCCCTCTACCACCTCCCCCGCAGCTTCTCCCAGGACACAGTCCTCaccggccccgccccctcgcCCTCCCAGGACCCCGGGGAGGTGGAGCTCTACGTCTTCAACACACCGTCACGGAAACCCTCCATGGAGACGCAGATACGGAACCTGTCAGTCAGCTACGACATCCCGCCCACCCCGGGGAGCAACTGCACCTATCAGGTCCCTCGTAGCTCCTccgtgggggcgggggggtcagAGGGCGGGGGGGACGTGCCCCCTCCACGGCCCCCCAAGCCCTCCCTCAGCTCCCTGACAGGGGGGAACCCCCCGGGGCCCCCGGCTGAGCGCTCCCCCTCAGACGTGTACTGCACACCGCGCTCCGTGTCAGAGACGGACGGGAACTACTGTGTTCCCAGCAGTGTTGGGAGCAAAGCACTGCGTAGCAACACCATCGGCACCATGGACTCCTCCCGCATCCGGAAAG CAGATTTCGGCTCGCAGGAATGCTATTCCATTCCCAGATCTTTTCCTTCTGACAAAACCTGCTCCTTTGACTTCAACGAGAGCTTCAACAGCTACTTT ataaaCAAGGGCATGATGCCAGTGTGTGGGAGCCAGTCCACCGAGGAGGTGGACCAGAACTATGTGCCCATGAACCCTAACTCTCCGTcccagctaaccctaaccctggggcCCTCAGACGGGCCCCAGGAGACCAACTACGTCCCCATGACCCCTGGCACCCTGGAGTTCTCCTCCCTGGGGAAGCAGGTCCCCCCCCCGGCCCACATGGGGTTCCGCTCCAGCCCCAAGACCCCCCCACGAAGACCCACACTCATCAGCGACTGTCAGCCCCCTCCTGTAGATCGCCACCTCAAACCTGACCGCAAAG CTAAACCCGCCCCGCTGGACATCAAGCCTCTTCCAGAGTGGGAGGAGCCGTGTGCGCCCGTTCGCTCGCCCGTCACCAGGTCGTTCGCCCGGGA ctcctccaggttccAGCTCCCCCCtcggcccccctccctccagagtgGCTCCAGCTCAGACTCTGACGACTGTGATGAGAACTATGTTCCCATGGTCCCTAGCATGCCCTCAGACGAGCCC GGCATGAAGCTGTCCGCTCCCATGGCAGCAGATGGAGGGAGCAGCCCACTGGTGAAGCCTAAAGGAGACAAGCAGGTGGAGTacctggacctggacctggaccCTGGCAAGGCCACTCCACCTAAGAAG aAGAGTACCGGCCCGGGGCAGGTGTGCTCAGACGAGCGTGTGGACTATGTGGTGGTGGACCAGCAGAGGACCCAGGCTCTGAAGAGCACCCGCGAGGCCTGGAACGACGGCCGCCAGTCCACCGAGACAGACACCACCCTCAAGGGTCCCAAGTGA
- the gab1 gene encoding GRB2-associated-binding protein 1 isoform X8, translated as MSGGDVVCSGWLRKSPPEKKLRRYAWKKRWFILRSGRLTGDPDVLEYYKNDHAKKPIRVIDLNLCEQVDAGLTFNKKDLEHSFIFDIKTIDRVFYLVADTEDDMNKWVRCICDICGFNPTDDEAVKAAHQSGGSSSSVVDTPPPLGVGGVLAGVPPPYQPVSVRHLDSQSSLDEPQDYLWLANCESKKPEPNRAHDCSKSTSSETDLNDNLPSRRTPPSSSKHTSSHNGAPSLYDSPPSRGPSIDSASLYHLPRSFSQDTVLTGPAPSPSQDPGEVELYVFNTPSRKPSMETQIRNLSVSYDIPPTPGSNCTYQVPRSSSVGAGGSEGGGDVPPPRPPKPSLSSLTGGNPPGPPAERSPSDVYCTPRSVSETDGNYCVPSSVGSKALRSNTIGTMDSSRIRKDFGSQECYSIPRSFPSDKTCSFDFNESFNSYFINKGMMPVCGSQSTEEVDQNYVPMNPNSPSQLTLTLGPSDGPQETNYVPMTPGTLEFSSLGKQVPPPAHMGFRSSPKTPPRRPTLISDCQPPPVDRHLKPDRKGQSPKVIRAKGAGLERTDSHTVGDFMRQRKAKPAPLDIKPLPEWEEPCAPVRSPVTRSFARDSSRFQLPPRPPSLQSGSSSDSDDCDENYVPMVPSMPSDEPQGMKLSAPMAADGGSSPLVKPKGDKQVEYLDLDLDPGKATPPKKKSTGPGQVCSDERVDYVVVDQQRTQALKSTREAWNDGRQSTETDTTLKGPK; from the exons gCATGGAAGAAGCGCTGGTTCATTCTTCGGAGTGGCCGTCTGACAGGTGACCCAGATGTGCTGGAGTACTATAAGAATGACCACGCCAAGAAGCCCATCAGAGTGATCGACCTCAACCTGTGTGAACAG GTGGATGCAGGTCTGACATTCAACAAGAAAGACCTGGAGCACAGCTTCATCTTTGACATCAAGACCATCGACCGCGTGTTCTATCTGGTGGCCGACACGGAGGACGACATGAACAAGTGGGTCCGCTGCATCTGCGACATCTGTGGCTTTAACCCCACCGACGACG AAGCTGTGAAAGCAGCCCACCAATCAggcggcagcagcagctcagTAGTGGACACGCCCCCTCCCCTAGGGGTAGGTGGGGTGCTGGCCGGCGTGCCCCCCCCCTACCAGCCTGTCAGTGTGCGTCACCTGGACTCCCAGTCCAGCCTGGACGAGCCCCAGGACTACCTCTGGCTGGCTAACTGTGAGAGCAAGAAGCCAGAGcccaacag ggctCATGACTGTTCCAAGTCCACCTCCTCAGAGACTGACCTGAACGACAACCTCCCCTCCCGccgcacccccccctcctcctccaaacacaCGTCCTCCCACAACGGTGCCCCCTCCCTGtacgactcccccccctcccgtgGGCCCTCGATAGACTCCGCCTCCCTCTACCACCTCCCCCGCAGCTTCTCCCAGGACACAGTCCTCaccggccccgccccctcgcCCTCCCAGGACCCCGGGGAGGTGGAGCTCTACGTCTTCAACACACCGTCACGGAAACCCTCCATGGAGACGCAGATACGGAACCTGTCAGTCAGCTACGACATCCCGCCCACCCCGGGGAGCAACTGCACCTATCAGGTCCCTCGTAGCTCCTccgtgggggcgggggggtcagAGGGCGGGGGGGACGTGCCCCCTCCACGGCCCCCCAAGCCCTCCCTCAGCTCCCTGACAGGGGGGAACCCCCCGGGGCCCCCGGCTGAGCGCTCCCCCTCAGACGTGTACTGCACACCGCGCTCCGTGTCAGAGACGGACGGGAACTACTGTGTTCCCAGCAGTGTTGGGAGCAAAGCACTGCGTAGCAACACCATCGGCACCATGGACTCCTCCCGCATCCGGAAAG ATTTCGGCTCGCAGGAATGCTATTCCATTCCCAGATCTTTTCCTTCTGACAAAACCTGCTCCTTTGACTTCAACGAGAGCTTCAACAGCTACTTT ataaaCAAGGGCATGATGCCAGTGTGTGGGAGCCAGTCCACCGAGGAGGTGGACCAGAACTATGTGCCCATGAACCCTAACTCTCCGTcccagctaaccctaaccctggggcCCTCAGACGGGCCCCAGGAGACCAACTACGTCCCCATGACCCCTGGCACCCTGGAGTTCTCCTCCCTGGGGAAGCAGGTCCCCCCCCCGGCCCACATGGGGTTCCGCTCCAGCCCCAAGACCCCCCCACGAAGACCCACACTCATCAGCGACTGTCAGCCCCCTCCTGTAGATCGCCACCTCAAACCTGACCGCAAAG GTCAGAGCCCCAAGGTAATCAGGGCTAAGGGGGCGGGGCTAGAGCGCACCGACTCCCACACTGTGGGGGACTTCATGAGACAACGCAAGG CTAAACCCGCCCCGCTGGACATCAAGCCTCTTCCAGAGTGGGAGGAGCCGTGTGCGCCCGTTCGCTCGCCCGTCACCAGGTCGTTCGCCCGGGA ctcctccaggttccAGCTCCCCCCtcggcccccctccctccagagtgGCTCCAGCTCAGACTCTGACGACTGTGATGAGAACTATGTTCCCATGGTCCCTAGCATGCCCTCAGACGAGCCC CAGGGCATGAAGCTGTCCGCTCCCATGGCAGCAGATGGAGGGAGCAGCCCACTGGTGAAGCCTAAAGGAGACAAGCAGGTGGAGTacctggacctggacctggaccCTGGCAAGGCCACTCCACCTAAGAAG aAGAGTACCGGCCCGGGGCAGGTGTGCTCAGACGAGCGTGTGGACTATGTGGTGGTGGACCAGCAGAGGACCCAGGCTCTGAAGAGCACCCGCGAGGCCTGGAACGACGGCCGCCAGTCCACCGAGACAGACACCACCCTCAAGGGTCCCAAGTGA